ATTGTCCTATTCCAATAAGTACAGCTGCTAAATATATAAATATTGCGTTAGGTGAAATGGCAATTATAAATAAACCAATGCCCCAGATAAAAACGCCGATGCTAAATTTAAGAATAATATATTTGGCAGTTAATAATCCTACAATTAATGACATAATTAGCGAAGCTACACCTAAAAATGATGTTGCTAAACCATAGACTCCGACACCAGCATGTAGATTTTTAGTTATAAATAGTGGTAATGCAACACGCCATAAACCTGTGTTAATAGCGATACAGATAAATTGAATAATAATAATATAAGGTATTGTTTTTACTGTTTTTAAAAAGTTCCATGCTAATTTAAAGTCTTCTTTAGTATTCGTTGTTGATACATCAAGATGTTTATCTTTTTTAATTAATGAATTTGCTATAAAGCCTAAAAAGAGTAAGGCGCTACATATGTAAAACACACCAACATTACCGACTAGAAAAACCAACACACCAACGAATGCAGGTAACACAATATTTGAGCCGCGTTGTAAACTATCAATTAATGCATTTGAAGTTGCTAAATCTTCTTCTGTAATTAAATCTGGCAGTAATGCTCTGAATGCAGGATCAGTGAAACAGTTAATAATTGTAATAATAG
The Staphylococcus kloosii genome window above contains:
- a CDS encoding MFS transporter, yielding MNYLTVLQNKNFSYLLIGNFLRSSCFVLFSLQLIWFTIDLTHHSAWKLSLMVMSQTLPFILFGVLGGAFSDRHNKRKILVLSDFVLAFIILLIPILAFTSSLNYVTLLSISTIITIINCFTDPAFRALLPDLITEEDLATSNALIDSLQRGSNIVLPAFVGVLVFLVGNVGVFYICSALLFLGFIANSLIKKDKHLDVSTTNTKEDFKLAWNFLKTVKTIPYIIIIQFICIAINTGLWRVALPLFITKNLHAGVGVYGLATSFLGVASLIMSLIVGLLTAKYIILKFSIGVFIWGIGLFIIAISPNAIFIYLAAVLIGIGQSIEGLTRSIAIQTQTPPHLMGKVFSLSSTSNYAADTLSLGIIGVLTPIVSLGLIFGSGGIIVALLSFIGITFIKGKH